In Paraburkholderia youngii, the genomic stretch TAGACGACGGTCCACGTCATTTGTTCGCCGCTCGCCGAATCGATCAGCGTTGCTTGCGAGTTCATCGTGACGACGTCGGCCGGGATGTCGTGCGAGTCGACGATTACCGCACGTTCGAGCACGTCGTCGAGCATGTGCTGCAGCTTGGCGTTGGCGGCCGCATGTTTCTCGAGGCGGGTCACGTCGAGTTCGGTCAGATAGCAGGTTTTGATCTTCTTCATCATCAGGACTCCGATAAGGCGGTGAAGGATGGCCGCGTGCGACGATCCCATGCGGGTGGTCGGCGGATGAGTGCGAATGGGAAAGCCCGGAGCCCGGCGACGCGGCCCCCGGGTATCGGCAGGCTGCGTCAGCGAGGGCGCCGGGCGGCGTGAAGCGGGAGCATTCGGGACGTCTCGCCGGGGCCGTGCGGCGCGACGCCCGCGCGCGCGCAGCCGCCTGCGCGGCATGGGCGCAAGCGGGCGAGAGCACGGAAAGTCGGACGACGCAGCGAAGTCACGGGCAAAACGACCAGGTGATGGGAATAGCGAACGGCCGGTTGCCGCGCAGCAAAACGTGAAGCCCGCGACACCAGCGACGAAAGCTTGATGTTAGCACGCTGTCTCGGGCACTTCCGTTGGCGACATCGCGCTCCGTCGATCGGCCGTCTTTGTGCGGTGCCAGAAGAAAGCGACGTGATCCGCATTGCGTTCAAGCCAGTCAAAGGATTGCCGTTAAACAAAGTGCAGCGAAGGCCGCACTCCAGCGAAGCGATTCGCGGGATGGCGCGTGAATGGCGCGACGCGACTCGCGCCGATTGACAGAGAGGTGCACATGAAAGCGGAAACAATGCGGTGGCGAACGTTCGGTCGCACAGCCGCGGTGGTGGCATTGCTTGCCGCGCCGCTGGCGGCGCCGGCGGCATCGGCGGTGACGGGCGGCGTGATCCGGTTCGTGGGGATGATCGTCGCACCGCCGCTGCAGATCAGCGCGGATACGGCGCCCACTGGCATCGCCGTCGATAGCGCGAGCGTGGCCGGTCAGCGCTTCTCGCGCACGGTGACGTTCAGCGCGCCGCCGGGCGTCGTCAGCGGGGCCGATGTCGCGCTCGAAGTGAACGGCGGCACGCAGTCGCGCGATCGGGTGGCAGCGCGTTTCGTCGATGGCGCCGGGCACGGCGTGGTGGCCCGCGACGGCCACTACGCGGTCGATCGCGCGGGCGGGGTGCTGTCGCTGAACGCGCGGCGCACCGTTACGGACACGCGCGTGACGGTAGTGGTTAGTTACGACTGAGTCGCGGCGAGCCTTGGCTCGCTACCCATGCCGGAAAAAAATTAAAAGAGGCTTGTCATAACCGGCCGCGCGGTTCGACAAACGTGCAGATTACGATCGGAGCACGTCATGTCGACCGCGCACAATCGCTCGCTACTTCAGC encodes the following:
- a CDS encoding GreA/GreB family elongation factor codes for the protein MKKIKTCYLTELDVTRLEKHAAANAKLQHMLDDVLERAVIVDSHDIPADVVTMNSQATLIDSASGEQMTWTVVYPPNADFAQGRLNVFSPAGLALLGARRGESISFTPPSGDQQVLKIDKILYQPEAADDFSL